One stretch of Leishmania braziliensis MHOM/BR/75/M2904 complete genome, chromosome 16 DNA includes these proteins:
- a CDS encoding putative cytochrome c, which produces MPPKARAPLPPGDAERGEKLFKGRAAQCHTATKGGSNGVGPNLFGIINRKSGTIEGFAYSKANADSGVIWTPEVLDVYLENPKKFMPGTKMSFAGIKKPQERADVIAYLETLKD; this is translated from the coding sequence ATGCCGCCGAAGGCTCGTGCTCCCCTCCCGCCTGGTGATGCGGAGCGTGGTGAGAAGCTGTTCAAGGGTCGCGCTGCCCAGtgccacaccgccaccaaGGGAGGTTCTAACGGCGTGGGCCCGAACCTGTTTGGCATCATTAACCGCAAATCTGGCACGATCGAGGGCTTTGCGTACAGTAAGGCGAACGCTGACTCTGGCGTGATCTGGACGCCGGAGGTGCTGGACGTGTACCTGGAGAACCCGAAGAAGTTTATGCCTGGCACGAAGATGTCGTTCGCTGGCATCAAAAAGCCGCAGGAGCGCGCTGACGTGATTGCGTACCTCGAGACTCTGAAGGATTGA
- a CDS encoding putative diacylglycerol kinase, translating into MAHTIVSCRGRATDVPTEDGVPSVPATPGQLAAKTARRFDGAASAPDLPAQSPEQLIDQYGRYYDSDVETSYHYMAAFINLDSGETGIGQAVLDSLRDVLGAKRVMVLCGEVFTNPASLRLLIKQQAVIYHSPGRSPRQRRGTVVAAGGDGTVSFIMTQLDLVRRELEAEFQPFLISSQQQVQLNSDNSVFSTSSVCDVTLHPYFTMPALAPLPLGTGNDYSNCVGFGCGFSPIAKGWCGLGALCKCSGDADAQVAVALSDAAKAPCVSFDRWEASLVPLRVAQAAVLSESSQAAAEAAQRGAPSALALHSPLWNRSARPRSVADAVCNVDWAKVHASGQCVTHGLINYLSVGFDAYVVKKFDSARRAHPAVCSTRAQNKAVYGVMGIRGALKCKKLCNIIPMVCVPRPKLSRVGGGAVATSRMSSTRDFVALQLPSMTKALVLTNVNCYSAGTHPWNPQSGELYYRPVTIRNGKVRPSVRTTTSGAAGATLPIPTPRPVTINDGAFELQAMGGVLHYTSLGIGLSNSTKLVQTDEMFVFVLCTPNDLHFPSGQCSTYTKLYMKDKYESRIESDGGVRASLNVQIDGEPMPRIAESTIIHVRRQPGARVLIRCRSPSVVQ; encoded by the coding sequence ATGGCACATACGATTGTGTCATGCAGAGGACGGGCCACCGACGTGCCCACCGAGGATGGCGTGCCATCCGTTCCAGCGACGCCTGGGCAGCTGGCAGCAAAGACCGCTCGACGCTTTGAtggtgctgcttctgctccCGACCTCCCGGCCCAGTCCCCTGAGCAACTTATCGACCAGTACGGCCGCTACTACGACAGCGACGTGGAGACGTCGTATCACTACATGGCGGCATTCATAAATCTTGACTCCGGTGAAACAGGGATAGGCCAGGCGGTGCTCGATAGCTTGCGCGACGTGCTTGGCGCGAAGCGTGTCATGGTACTATGCGGGGAGGTGTTCACGAACCCCGCCTCGCTACGTCTCCTCATCAAGCAGCAGGCCGTCATCTATCACTCCCCTGGCCGGTCGCcgcgtcagcggcgcggCACCGTCGTTGCggccggcggcgacggcaccgtGTCATTCATCATGACGCAGCTGGACCTCGTGCGCCGCGAGCTCGAGGCCGAGTTTCAGCCCTTCCTCATCTCatctcagcagcaggtgcaaCTAAACTCTGATAACTCTGTCTTCTCCACGTCTAGCGTGTGCGACGTGACGCTGCATCCGTACTTCACGATGCCTGCCCTCGCCCCGCTCCCACTGGGTACCGGCAACGATTACAGCAACTGTGTGGGCTTCGGTTGTGGCTTTTCACCCATCGCGAAGGGCTGGTGCGGACTGGGGGCCCTGTGCAAatgcagcggcgacgccgacgcacAGGTGGCCGTGGCCTTGAGTGATGCGGCGAAGGCCCCGTGCGTGAGCTTCGACCGGTGGGAGGCCTCGCTGGTACCGCTGCGAGTGGCGCAAGCAGCGGTGTTGTCCGAGTCATCGCAGGCAGCGGCTGAGGCGGCACAGAGGGGTGCACCCTCTGCGCTGGCCCTTCACTCGCCGCTGTGGAACCGCTCAGCCCGGCCGAGAAGCGTGGCAGATGCAGTGTGTAACGTAGACTGGGCCAAAGTGCACGCGAGCGGTCAGTGCGTCACGCACGGACTCATCAACTACCTCAGCGTGGGCTTCGACGCCTACGTGGTGAAGAAATTCGACTCCGCCCGCCGCGCTCACCCAGCGGTGTGCAGCACTCGCGCACAGAACAAAGCCGTGTACGGTGTGATGGGGATCAGAGGCGCACTCAAGTGCAAAAAGCTGTGCAACATCATACCGATGGTCTGCGTGCCGCGTCCGAAGCTGAGCAGggttggcggtggcgccgttgCGACGAGTCGCATGAGTAGCACACGCGACTTTGTGGCGTTGCAGCTTCCCTCCATGACCAAGGCATTGGTGCTAACCAACGTGAACTGCTACTCTGCCGGCACTCACCCGTGGAACCCGCAGAGCGGAGAACTGTACTACCGCCCCGTCACGATCCGCAACGGCAAGGTCAGGCCGTCAGTCAggaccaccaccagcggcgccgccggtgcAACCCTTCCAATACCGACCCCTCGGCCGGTGACCATCAACGACGGCGCCTTcgagctgcaggcgatggGCGGTGTGCTGCACTATACCTCTCTCGGCATTGGGCTCAGCAACTCCACCAAACTTGTTCAGACGGACGAGATGTTCGTCTTTGTCCTCTGCACTCCGAATGATCTGCACTTCCCGAGTGGCCAGTGCTCTACCTACACGAAGCTGTACATGAAAGACAAGTACGAGTCACGCATCGAGTCGGACGGCGGCGTGCGGGCCAGCTTGAACGTGCAGATCGACGGCGAGCCAATGCCACGTATCGCGGAGTCGACCATTATTCACGTACGACGGCAGCCAGGGGCGCGCGTACTTATCCGCTGCCGCAGTCCCAGCGTCGTTCAGTGA
- a CDS encoding putative cytochrome c has translation MPPKARAPLPPGDVERGEKLFKGRAAQCHTATKGGSNGVGPNLFGIVNRKSGTIEGFAYSKANADSGVIWTPEVLDVYLENPKKFMPGTKMSFAGIKKPQERADVIAYLETLS, from the coding sequence ATGCCGCCGAAGGCTCGTGCTCCCCTCCCGCCTGGTGATGTGGAGCGTGGTGAGAAGCTGTTCAAGGGTCGCGCTGCCCAGtgccacaccgccaccaaaGGAGGTTCTAACGGCGTGGGCCCGAACCTGTTTGGCATTGTCAACCGAAAATCTGGCACGATCGAGGGCTTTGCGTACAGTAAGGCGAACGCTGACTCTGGCGTGATCTGGACGCCGGAGGTGCTGGACGTGTACCTGGAGAACCCGAAGAAGTTTATGCCTGGCACGAAGATGTCGTTCGCTGGCATCAAAAAGCCGCAGGAGCGCGCTGACGTGATTGCATACCTCGAGACTCTGAGTTAA